Sequence from the Mesorhizobium sp. PAMC28654 genome:
CTCGAAGCCGCCATCGCCAAGCTCGACAAGTTCGATCTGCTCATCCTCGACGATCTGGCCTACGTCACCAAGGACCAGGCCGAAACGAGCGTGCTCTTCGAACTCATCTGCGCAAGATATGAGCGGCGTTCCATCATGATCACCGCCAATCAGCCCTTCGGAGAATGGAACAGAATCTTTCCGGACCCCGCCATGACCCTCGCCGCAGTGGACCGACTTGTTCACCACGCAACGATCTTCGAGATGAACGTCGAAAGCTACCGGCGCAGATCCGCCATGGAAGCCAAACGCCAGCGCGGCAGGCCAGCCTCTTACGCGACAATCAAGAACAAACACGAACTTGTCGCGGAGCGGCAATCAGAAATAGATGAAGGCCTTGCCAGCGACAATCAGCATGATAATTTGCACGTGACCGCGACCTGAGAATCTCATCCAGATCGCCGCTCACGTCTCATCCAGATCGTCGCGCTATAAGAACTACTTCGATGACGTGACGGCCATCCTGTTCGCCCAGCGCTACTCGGCACATTCGGCATTCGCCACCGTGCAGCAGGAGAGCTACATCAGCATGGGCGCCTACGGCACCGGCCAGTACCGGGTCGAGAAGCCCCGCGAGAAGGGGCAGCGCGGTCTTCGCTACGGGTCGATGCACCTCGGCAGTATCTTCTACATCGCCGACTACCAGGGCCGCATCAACACGGCGCTGCGGTCATTTAAGCTCTCTGCCCGGCAGGCCGTCGACATGTTCGGCCTGGACATGCTGCCGCCGCAAATCCGCATCGAATACGACAAGCCCATTGGCAAGCGCAGCGAGCGGCCGGACTTTGAGTTCGTCCAGTATGTCGAGCGCAACAAGCTTATCATTCCGCACGCCCTGGATCACCGGGCGATGACCTTCACGTCTGAGTACGTCAGCATCGAAGGCAAGCAAGTCGTCGAAGCCGGCGGCTACCGGACCTGGCCATTCCCCGTCAACCGCTACGTGACGGCCCCCGGCGAAACATATGGGCGGTCGCCCGGTATGCTTGCCCTGCCGGCCATCAAGACGTTGAACGAGGAGAAGCGCATCATCCTCAAGCAAGGCCACCGGGCGGTCGACCCGATCACCCTGGTCTTCGACGATGGCATCCTCGACGGCACCGATCTCCGGCCCGGCGCGATCATAACCGGCGGCGTCAGCGCCAGTGGCCAGAAGCTAGTCCAGGAGTATGGCAACAACGGGCGTGTCGATGTCGGCAAAGACCTGATGGAGATGGAGCGGAAGGACATCAACGATATCTTCCTCGTCACCCTATTCCAAATCCTGACAGACAATCCGCAGATGACCGCGACCGAAGTGATTGAGCGCGTTCGCGAGAAGGGCGCTTTGCTTGCTCCGACCGCCGGTCGTCAGCAGTCCGAATGCCTCGGCGTGCTCATCGACCGCGAGCTT
This genomic interval carries:
- a CDS encoding portal protein codes for the protein MAAHVSSRSSRYKNYFDDVTAILFAQRYSAHSAFATVQQESYISMGAYGTGQYRVEKPREKGQRGLRYGSMHLGSIFYIADYQGRINTALRSFKLSARQAVDMFGLDMLPPQIRIEYDKPIGKRSERPDFEFVQYVERNKLIIPHALDHRAMTFTSEYVSIEGKQVVEAGGYRTWPFPVNRYVTAPGETYGRSPGMLALPAIKTLNEEKRIILKQGHRAVDPITLVFDDGILDGTDLRPGAIITGGVSASGQKLVQEYGNNGRVDVGKDLMEMERKDINDIFLVTLFQILTDNPQMTATEVIERVREKGALLAPTAGRQQSECLGVLIDRELDLLNEQGMLPPMPPELVEAAGAYKVEFDGPLSRMQRAEDVAGLTRTISIVLPYVEATQDPTPLLVIDMEAAMPDIMWANSVPSKWQRDPAALAQLKQQKNQQATMQQAVAAAPALTGLVKASGPNGAK